From Thermoflavifilum aggregans, a single genomic window includes:
- a CDS encoding glycosyltransferase, whose amino-acid sequence MIVLYVFMLLALFYGVLMGIYRYGWDHLKEYDPDLQHAHEDVHVSVIIPARNEAAHIQSCLHAICRQHYPPDKMEILVMDDDSTDDTAQRVREIKDPRIRLLHVSDYVSHESRQRAPKKKAIELGVAHAHGELIITTDADCIAELDWIKTIVSFYRQYHAVCMAAPVIYANEKSFFDIFQSLDFMTMQGITAATDHLKIGTMCNGANLAYSREAFYQVDGFTGIDGLASGDDMLLMYKLYRAYPDRVFYIKSRKAIVKTTPVNGLKAFWHQRVRWASKAGKFDDKRLTWVLAGVYCWNLAFCVLFFAGFFHARWWLWALGLLLYKTVVELCFLIPVAAFFQKKHLLWYFLPGQFLHIPYIVSTGLWSLWSRYQWKDRKLK is encoded by the coding sequence ATGATAGTGCTTTATGTATTCATGCTGCTTGCCTTGTTTTATGGCGTGCTGATGGGTATTTACCGGTATGGCTGGGATCATTTGAAGGAGTATGATCCGGATTTGCAACATGCACATGAAGATGTGCATGTATCTGTTATTATACCTGCACGCAACGAAGCAGCACATATTCAATCATGTTTACATGCTATTTGCAGGCAGCATTATCCGCCAGATAAAATGGAAATTCTGGTAATGGATGATGATTCCACAGATGATACAGCACAACGTGTGCGGGAAATTAAAGATCCACGCATCAGGTTATTGCATGTAAGCGATTATGTCAGCCACGAATCGCGCCAGCGTGCACCCAAGAAAAAAGCCATAGAGCTGGGTGTTGCACATGCGCATGGAGAGCTGATTATTACGACTGATGCTGATTGCATTGCTGAACTAGATTGGATAAAAACTATTGTTTCATTTTATCGTCAATATCATGCTGTGTGCATGGCAGCTCCTGTGATATATGCGAATGAAAAAAGTTTCTTTGATATTTTTCAGTCGCTTGATTTTATGACGATGCAGGGAATTACGGCAGCAACGGATCATCTGAAAATAGGTACCATGTGCAATGGAGCTAATCTGGCCTATAGCCGGGAAGCTTTTTATCAGGTAGATGGATTTACCGGCATTGATGGTTTGGCATCGGGAGATGATATGCTGCTGATGTATAAGTTATACCGTGCGTATCCCGATCGGGTGTTTTATATAAAATCTCGCAAAGCAATAGTAAAAACAACTCCGGTAAATGGTCTGAAAGCCTTCTGGCATCAGCGTGTACGTTGGGCATCCAAAGCGGGCAAGTTTGACGATAAACGGCTTACCTGGGTTCTTGCAGGAGTTTATTGTTGGAATCTTGCTTTTTGTGTATTGTTCTTTGCCGGTTTTTTTCATGCGCGCTGGTGGCTGTGGGCGCTGGGTTTGCTGCTGTATAAAACGGTTGTAGAGCTTTGTTTTTTGATACCAGTTGCTGCGTTTTTCCAAAAGAAACATTTGTTGTGGTATTTTTTGCCCGGACAATTTTTGCATATTCCTTACATTGTAAGTACGGGGCTGTGGAGCCTTTGGAGCCGATATCAATGGAAAGACAGGAAGTTGAAATGA
- a CDS encoding glycosyltransferase, with product MRLGIEFFPYSLRRPWEADAYWLYVIQDLIPLFHQTEIICLTSPQVAQLPAASMHRHMPVGLYRWTFPRVRRWWKKQRPDLIFSVHRPAQAGRQIPCCVYVSPADGNEDQQLAFSQQWLQRLWDQLHTRNHLVIFPFQPEGTWASALRTTVLYPVPEAVFHPRSWEEEQRCRMQLTEGHPYFLSAAVPVHDMKKVVTWLKAFSVLKKRLQSAVRWVWVLEPRHFSQAERLLKGYRFRKDVILQDVEDLEVLAGMLSSAYAYLAVGSVSAQWRMMLASVYCGVPVMGIGHPVYQALMASAGMWLSYEDTEIIAAQWLRLYQDEYLRKQMVQTCQHQRAFAYETFLHTLQSQVLSCISLHSPKS from the coding sequence ATGCGATTGGGTATTGAATTTTTTCCATATTCTCTTCGTCGGCCATGGGAAGCTGATGCGTACTGGCTTTATGTGATTCAGGATTTGATTCCATTATTTCATCAGACAGAAATAATTTGCCTGACAAGTCCACAGGTGGCTCAACTGCCGGCTGCTTCCATGCATCGGCATATGCCGGTCGGTTTGTACAGATGGACATTTCCAAGGGTGCGTCGTTGGTGGAAGAAGCAACGACCGGATCTCATTTTTTCCGTTCACAGGCCGGCTCAGGCGGGTCGGCAGATACCCTGCTGTGTATATGTAAGTCCGGCCGACGGAAATGAGGATCAGCAGCTGGCATTCAGCCAGCAATGGCTGCAGCGGCTCTGGGATCAGCTGCATACCCGCAACCATCTGGTTATTTTCCCTTTTCAACCCGAAGGTACGTGGGCTTCAGCCTTGCGAACGACTGTACTGTATCCGGTACCGGAGGCCGTATTTCATCCCCGCAGCTGGGAAGAAGAACAACGATGCCGAATGCAATTGACGGAAGGACATCCCTATTTTCTCTCAGCTGCAGTTCCGGTACATGATATGAAAAAAGTAGTGACCTGGCTAAAGGCTTTTTCCGTATTGAAAAAAAGGCTGCAATCGGCTGTCAGGTGGGTGTGGGTGCTTGAGCCGCGGCATTTTTCCCAAGCAGAGCGTTTGCTGAAAGGTTACAGGTTTCGGAAAGATGTCATATTGCAGGATGTGGAAGACCTGGAGGTTCTGGCCGGCATGCTGTCTTCGGCGTATGCCTATCTGGCCGTAGGCTCTGTGTCAGCCCAGTGGCGGATGATGCTGGCATCGGTATACTGTGGAGTTCCGGTGATGGGCATCGGGCACCCGGTTTATCAGGCTTTGATGGCATCGGCTGGCATGTGGTTATCCTATGAAGATACAGAAATCATTGCTGCCCAGTGGCTTCGGCTCTATCAGGATGAATATCTTCGAAAACAAATGGTGCAGACCTGTCAGCACCAACGCGCATTTGCATACGAAACATTTTTACACACCCTGCAGTCACAAGTGCTGTCGTGCATTTCGTTGCACTCGCCGAAATCGTAG
- the gldC gene encoding gliding motility protein GldC, with product MHHSRIEIQVSLDSARIPEAISWQASDTAAAEPRAAKAMLLSLWDDQTRTSLQMDLWTKEMRMDEMADFMYQTMIGMADSFARATRHTQLSERMKNFAQEFITEFVKAQQQLQSTDSSSQ from the coding sequence ATGCATCATTCGCGGATTGAAATTCAGGTGTCGCTCGATTCGGCACGTATTCCGGAAGCTATTTCCTGGCAGGCCAGTGATACGGCAGCGGCTGAGCCACGTGCAGCAAAAGCCATGTTGCTTTCCTTGTGGGACGATCAGACCCGTACGTCTCTGCAGATGGATCTGTGGACGAAAGAGATGCGAATGGATGAAATGGCTGATTTTATGTATCAGACCATGATAGGCATGGCTGATAGTTTTGCCCGTGCCACTCGCCATACCCAGCTTTCCGAGCGGATGAAAAATTTTGCCCAGGAGTTTATCACAGAATTTGTGAAAGCGCAACAGCAGTTGCAGTCAACGGATTCTTCTTCCCAATAA
- a CDS encoding GatB/YqeY domain-containing protein, whose product MALEQQINEGIKAAMKAKDEARLRALRAIKSAILLEKTAEGRSGELTEADEWRMLQKMAKQRRESIEIYQQQNRDDLVRKEAEELAVIEEFLPKQMDEQELKAALQQIIQQVGARGPADMGKVMGVATRQLAGKADNKTMADIVKALLQG is encoded by the coding sequence ATGGCATTGGAACAACAAATAAATGAAGGTATCAAGGCTGCCATGAAAGCCAAAGATGAAGCCCGGCTTCGTGCCTTGCGTGCCATCAAATCGGCCATTCTGCTGGAAAAAACGGCAGAAGGCAGATCGGGTGAGCTCACCGAAGCCGACGAATGGCGTATGTTGCAGAAGATGGCCAAGCAAAGGCGGGAATCTATAGAAATTTACCAGCAGCAAAACCGCGACGATCTAGTGCGCAAGGAAGCCGAAGAGCTGGCTGTCATAGAAGAGTTTTTGCCCAAACAAATGGATGAACAGGAATTGAAGGCTGCTTTGCAGCAAATCATTCAGCAGGTGGGTGCCCGCGGTCCTGCTGATATGGGCAAAGTCATGGGAGTAGCTACCCGGCAACTAGCCGGTAAGGCTGATAACAAGACGATGGCCGACATTGTGAAGGCTTTGCTGCAGGGATAA
- a CDS encoding CvpA family protein, whose translation MWIDILFAVLVLTALYKGLTRGLVMALVAFAGWVIGLTAALKLTSLLAHKLQDSLGWAHAAWLPVLVFVLLFLIVALLVHLWGKLLERALQLAALGWLNRLMGFLLYLLLYLIIFSVVLWLANQLYLITPTTKAHSAVYHWIAPIGPFVIDEIGKWIPVFSHIFQDLQHFFEQVGRQLQHA comes from the coding sequence ATGTGGATAGACATCTTGTTTGCTGTTTTGGTGTTGACGGCCCTCTACAAGGGTCTTACCCGGGGGCTGGTGATGGCTTTGGTTGCCTTTGCTGGGTGGGTCATCGGGCTGACAGCAGCATTGAAGCTTACGTCATTGCTGGCTCATAAGCTGCAGGATAGCTTGGGCTGGGCACATGCGGCCTGGCTTCCGGTATTGGTATTTGTGTTGTTGTTTTTAATCGTTGCGCTGCTGGTGCATCTGTGGGGCAAGCTTCTGGAACGTGCGCTTCAGCTGGCAGCGCTGGGCTGGCTCAACCGGCTGATGGGCTTTTTGCTGTACCTGCTTTTATATCTCATCATCTTTAGCGTCGTGTTATGGCTGGCCAATCAGCTTTATCTGATTACTCCTACAACCAAAGCACACTCTGCCGTATATCATTGGATAGCACCCATAGGGCCTTTTGTGATTGATGAAATCGGAAAATGGATTCCGGTATTCAGCCATATTTTTCAGGATCTGCAACATTTCTTTGAACAGGTAGGGCGGCAGTTGCAGCATGCATAG
- a CDS encoding alpha/beta fold hydrolase: protein MDYEIKTHGKFRFVEEGEGEPLILLHGLFGALSNFKDLLEYFRHHCKVVIPILPLYELNILDTSVGGLAKYVHRFIETRNYGQVHLLGNSLGGHVALIYALHHPENLKTLILTGSSGLFENGMGETYPKRGDYEYIRKKTELTFYDPRVATKELVDEVFEIVNNRFKALKIITLAKSAIRNNLGDELRQIQVPVLLIWGKNDTITPPLVAEEFHRLLPNSELHYIDKCGHAPMMEVPEAFNAILHEFLKKHADGIK, encoded by the coding sequence ATGGACTATGAGATCAAAACACATGGCAAATTCAGGTTTGTAGAAGAGGGAGAGGGAGAGCCATTGATCCTGCTTCATGGCTTGTTTGGAGCGCTGAGTAATTTCAAGGACCTGCTTGAATATTTCCGGCATCATTGCAAAGTTGTGATTCCCATCCTTCCGCTTTATGAATTGAATATCCTGGATACCTCGGTGGGCGGCCTCGCCAAATATGTGCACAGATTCATTGAAACCAGAAACTATGGTCAGGTACATTTGCTGGGTAATTCACTGGGTGGACATGTAGCCTTGATTTATGCCTTGCATCATCCTGAAAACCTGAAAACACTTATTCTTACTGGCAGTTCGGGCCTGTTTGAAAACGGCATGGGTGAAACCTATCCCAAACGCGGAGATTATGAATACATCCGCAAAAAAACAGAACTTACTTTTTATGATCCACGGGTGGCTACCAAAGAGCTGGTGGATGAAGTGTTTGAAATTGTCAACAATCGTTTCAAGGCATTGAAAATCATTACCCTTGCCAAATCGGCCATCCGCAATAATCTTGGCGACGAGCTGCGGCAGATTCAAGTACCGGTATTGCTGATCTGGGGTAAAAACGATACCATTACACCGCCGCTGGTAGCTGAAGAATTTCATCGCTTGCTTCCCAATTCTGAATTGCATTACATTGATAAATGCGGACATGCACCCATGATGGAGGTGCCCGAGGCCTTCAACGCCATTCTCCATGAATTCCTGAAAAAGCACGCAGACGGAATAAAATAA
- a CDS encoding CBS domain-containing protein produces MYKLQGMVISQFISSRFVPLYPHQQVAEALASMHNQHVQELPVVAEDHFTYLGIATEAQLNDFPPTLRIGEIPMGEHKPAIFAQANLFDALRVYQQNQLSVIPVLDEAEHYVGTVTVDKLLEGLAKMMNVQEPGAIIQLQMAAHDYMLSDVARLAELNDVRLLDVCTQYDSTHDIVNVYLKTNRMDVQALVATYTRYHYQVVQVYAQESSIDSLRDNYDMLMNYINM; encoded by the coding sequence TTGTATAAATTGCAAGGCATGGTGATAAGCCAATTCATATCTTCCCGGTTTGTGCCGTTGTATCCGCACCAGCAGGTGGCTGAGGCATTGGCCAGCATGCATAATCAGCATGTGCAGGAGCTACCTGTGGTGGCCGAAGATCATTTCACCTATCTGGGTATTGCCACTGAAGCACAGCTGAACGATTTTCCTCCGACCCTACGAATTGGTGAGATTCCTATGGGTGAACATAAGCCTGCTATATTCGCCCAGGCAAACCTTTTCGACGCACTCAGGGTATATCAGCAAAACCAGTTATCCGTGATCCCGGTATTGGATGAGGCTGAACATTATGTGGGAACAGTGACCGTGGATAAACTGCTGGAAGGCCTGGCAAAGATGATGAATGTGCAGGAGCCCGGCGCCATTATTCAATTGCAAATGGCTGCGCATGATTATATGCTTTCCGATGTTGCCCGCCTGGCCGAACTGAACGACGTACGACTTCTGGATGTATGCACACAATACGACAGCACGCATGATATCGTAAATGTATACCTCAAAACCAATCGCATGGATGTGCAGGCACTGGTAGCTACTTATACCAGATATCATTATCAGGTGGTGCAGGTTTATGCCCAGGAATCATCCATTGACAGCCTGCGCGATAATTATGACATGCTCATGAATTATATCAACATGTAA
- a CDS encoding POTRA domain-containing protein, with translation MPFFFPVWIYAQQAHLPIIGTTEVPDTSLPDGMVIIRHIDISGNKKTNDAIILRELAIHPGDTLPWKQAPALLEEARQRVINTSLFLSVNVYFKNWHAQQVDIGVDVVERWYIFPVPIFNLADRNFNVWWVEHHHQLSRVNYGINCFDNNLTGNNDQLIFTIQNGYTYKYALAYNLPFFDKVMHAGLGLIAGYSRNREVNYMTQANKQIYLKTEQFIYKNWYGGLNFTYRKNIRTRHLLSLTYHNLTVGDTVVALNPDYLSAGSTHQQYLGLEYRFSYTGADHWAYPLRGFNLIADLSQQGFGWLGQVHMTQLQLMMAYYMPLFPRIYLATGFRTQIQLPVHQPYFLREDMGYYENYLRGLEYNVVDASAFGILKTNLKYQIGKWNIHLPLIPEKFAHVPLAVYVKCFGDVGYGYDPYHEVSHLSNRWLFTEGVGIDFVTFYDIRLRVEYSFNQFGQNGLFLHTKSEL, from the coding sequence TTGCCGTTTTTTTTCCCTGTATGGATATACGCGCAGCAGGCTCATTTACCGATAATAGGCACTACGGAAGTCCCCGACACATCCCTGCCCGATGGCATGGTAATTATCAGGCATATTGATATCAGTGGAAATAAAAAAACCAACGATGCCATCATCCTGCGTGAATTGGCTATTCATCCCGGAGATACCCTGCCATGGAAGCAGGCCCCAGCCCTGCTGGAAGAGGCCCGTCAGCGTGTCATCAATACATCTCTTTTTCTGAGCGTGAATGTATATTTCAAAAATTGGCATGCACAACAAGTGGATATCGGTGTGGATGTGGTAGAACGATGGTACATATTTCCCGTACCTATTTTCAACCTGGCCGATCGCAATTTCAATGTTTGGTGGGTGGAACATCATCACCAGCTCAGCCGAGTGAATTATGGTATCAACTGTTTTGATAATAATCTTACGGGGAATAATGATCAGTTGATTTTTACCATCCAGAACGGATATACGTACAAATATGCACTGGCTTATAACCTGCCTTTTTTTGATAAAGTTATGCATGCAGGATTAGGTCTGATTGCAGGTTACAGCCGTAACAGGGAAGTGAATTACATGACACAGGCCAATAAACAGATTTATTTAAAGACCGAGCAATTTATTTACAAAAACTGGTACGGCGGATTGAATTTCACATATCGAAAAAATATTCGTACGCGGCATTTGCTTTCACTTACCTATCATAACCTTACGGTAGGAGATACCGTAGTAGCTTTAAATCCAGATTATCTGTCGGCAGGCAGCACTCATCAGCAATATCTGGGACTGGAATATCGGTTCAGCTACACAGGTGCTGATCATTGGGCTTATCCCCTGCGCGGATTCAATCTGATCGCAGATCTTTCCCAGCAAGGCTTTGGCTGGCTAGGACAGGTGCACATGACCCAGCTGCAACTCATGATGGCTTACTATATGCCTTTATTTCCCCGCATATATCTGGCCACGGGTTTCCGCACACAAATACAACTGCCGGTTCATCAACCTTATTTTTTGCGGGAGGATATGGGTTATTATGAAAATTATCTGCGCGGATTGGAATATAATGTAGTAGATGCCAGTGCATTTGGTATTCTCAAAACCAATCTGAAATATCAGATAGGGAAATGGAATATTCATCTGCCCCTGATACCTGAAAAGTTTGCTCATGTGCCGTTGGCTGTGTACGTCAAATGTTTTGGTGATGTGGGTTATGGTTATGATCCGTATCATGAAGTCAGCCATCTGAGCAACCGATGGCTTTTTACTGAAGGTGTAGGTATTGATTTTGTTACATTTTATGATATTCGTTTGCGTGTAGAATACAGCTTCAATCAGTTCGGTCAAAATGGGTTATTTTTACACACCAAATCTGAATTATAA